The Cervus canadensis isolate Bull #8, Minnesota chromosome X, ASM1932006v1, whole genome shotgun sequence genome contains a region encoding:
- the LOC122434981 gene encoding 40S ribosomal protein S3-like codes for MAVQISKRKFVADGIFKAELNEFLTRELAEDGYSGVEVRVTPTRTEIIILATRTQNVLGEKGRRIRELTAVVQKRFGFPEGSVELYAEKVATRGLCAIAQAESLRYKLLGGLAVRRACYGVLRFIMESGAKGCEVVVSGKLRGQRAKSMKFVDGLMIHSGDPVNYYVDTAVRHVLLRQGVLGIKVKIMLPWDPTGKIGPKKPLPDHVSIVEPKDEILPTTPISEQKGGKPEPPAMPQPVPTA; via the coding sequence ATGGCCGTGCAAATTTCCAAGAGGAAGTTTGTCGCTGATGGCATCTTCAAAGCTGAACTGAATGAGTTTCTCACTCGGGAGCTGGCTGAAGATGGGTACTCCGGAGTTGAGGTCCGAGTTACACCAACCAGGACAGAAATCATTATCTTGGCCACCAGGACACAGAATGTACTTGGTGAGAAGGGCCGGCGGATCCGGGAGTTGACTGCTGTGGTTCAGAAGAGATTTGGCTTCCCTGAAGGCAGTGTAGAGCTTTACGCTGAAAAGGTAGCCACAAGAGGACTGTGTGCCATTGCCCAGGCAGAATCTCTGCGTTACAAGCTCCTAGGAGGTCTTGCTGTGCGGAGGGCCTGCTacggtgtgctgcggttcatcaTGGAGAGTGGGGCCAAAGGCTGCGAGGTCGTGGTGTCTGGGAAACTTCGAGGACAGAGGGCTAAATCCATGAAGTTTGTGGATGGCCTCATGATCCACAGTGGGGACCCTGTTAACTACTATGTTGACACTGCTGTGCGCCATGTGCTGCTCAGACAGGGTGTGCTGGGCATCAAGGTAAAGATCATGCTGCCTTGGGACCCAACTGGTAAGATTGGCCCTAAGAAACCTCTGCCTGATCATGTGAGCATTGTGGAACCCAAAGATGAAATACTACCCACCACCCCCATCTCTGAACAGAAGGGTGGGAAGCCAGAGCCGCCTGCCATGCCCCAGCCGGTACCCACAGCATAA
- the EIF1AX gene encoding eukaryotic translation initiation factor 1A, X-chromosomal, producing the protein MPKNKGKGGKNRRRGKNENESEKRELVFKEDGQEYAQVIKMLGNGRLEAMCFDGVKRLCHIRGKLRKKVWINTSDIILVGLRDYQDNKADVILKYNADEARSLKAYGELPEHAKINETDTFGPGDDDEIQFDDIGDDDEDIDDI; encoded by the exons ATGCCTAAGAATAAAG GTAAAGGAGGTAAAAACAGACGCAGAGGCAAGAATGAGAATGAATCTGAAAAGAGAGAGCTCGTGTTCAAAGAAGATGGACAAG AGTATGCCCAAGTAATCAAAATGTTGGGAAACGGACGACTGGAAGCTATGTGCTTCGATGGTGTTAAAAGATTGTGTCACATCAGAGGGAAACTGAGAAAGAAG GTCTGGATTAATACCTCAGACATTATATTGGTTGGTCTACGGGACTACCag GATAATAAAGCTGATGTGATTCTAAAATACAATGCAGatgaggctagaagtctgaaggCGTACGGCGAGCTTCCAGAACATG ctaaaatcaatgaaactgataCATTCGGTCCTGGAGATGATGATGAGATCCAGTTTGATGACATCGGAGATGATGATGAAGACATTGATGAT atctAA